In a genomic window of Ipomoea triloba cultivar NCNSP0323 chromosome 3, ASM357664v1:
- the LOC116012411 gene encoding probable methyltransferase PMT27 — translation MPLGKGRSSRRAGTSTPVVTTVAFVALCVLGVWLLASTPVAPPKSITKTAASSTVINLPRATSDGATKSTTPFEDLHGDLPEEARNGNGGSGGGSSEISNDSQSGEAQATTTEDSAKEAVDQESGSVKNQESSSEGEGQLPGKEEQEKQKEPETQVSEESTITQQKEIETIKQNVELAGSKDDVSAAAEKREESSDNQKGGNEDIHKGGNEETKVQDSQIKSQQTSEENKNLISDEDQQKRLEHHQQQEDDQIQQKQPQNEIIETTTDPNKAWLTTQADQSVNHKERKEGADDQQITIKGQQWQLCNVTAGADYIPCLDNEKALAKIRGRQHYEHRERHCPTDPPVCLVPLPIGYKKSIQWPQSRDKA, via the coding sequence ATGCCCCTGGGAAAGGGACGTAGCAGCAGAAGAGCAGGGACCTCAACCCCTGTGGTCACAACAGTAGCCTTTGTAGCTTTGTGTGTTCTGGGAGTTTGGCTGCTTGCCTCCACTCCGGTTGCTCCTCCTAAATCCATCACTAAAACCGCCGCCTCCTCTACTGTCATCAACCTCCCTAGGGCCACTTCTGATGGTGCAACAAAAAGCACTACGCCTTTTGAGGACCTGCATGGGGACCTCCCAGAAGAGGCCAGAAATGGCAATGGCGGCTCCGGTGGAGGATCATCAGAGATTTCAAATGATTCCCAGAGTGGGGAGGCTCAGGCTACAACAACTGAGGATTCTGCAAAAGAAGCAGTGGATCAAGAAAGTGGTAGTGTTAAGAATCAAGAATCATCGTCAGAAGGGGAAGGGCAGCTGCCTGGGAAGGAGGAGCAAGAGAAGCAGAAAGAACCCGAGACTCAAGTGTCTGAGGAAAGTACAATAACTCAACAAAAAGAGattgaaacaattaaacaaaatgTAGAATTAGCAGGCAGCAAAGATGATGTTTCTGCAGCAGCAGAGAAAAGGGAAGAAAGCAGTGATAATCAGAAAGGTGGCAATGAAGATATTCACAAGGGTGGCAATGAAGAGACGAAGGTTCAAGATTCACAAATCAAGAGCCAACAAACTTCAGAGGAGAACAAGAATTTGATATCAGATGAAGATCAACAGAAACGGCTGGAGCATCATCAGCAACAGGAAGACGATCAGATACAACAAAAGCAACCTCAAAACGAGATAATTGAGACAACCACGGATCCGAATAAGGCCTGGTTGACAACACAAGCTGATCAATCTGTGAACCATAAAGAGAGGAAGGAAGGAGCAGATGATCAACAAATCACTATCAAGGGGCAGCAATGGCAGCTGTGCAATGTAACAGCAGGTGCAGATTACATACCTTGTTTGGACAATGAGAAAGCATTAGCAAAGATAAGAGGCAGGCAGCATTATGAGCATCGCGAAAGGCATTGCCCCACAGATCCTCCTGTCTGCCTTGTGCCCCTGCCAATAGGGTACAAGAAATCAATTCAATGGCCTCAAAGCAGGGATAAGGCATGA